Part of the Anopheles coluzzii chromosome 3, AcolN3, whole genome shotgun sequence genome is shown below.
TTTCCAACGATCGATTCGCTCGATCCCGCCACAAATGAACTGTGTTCTATTGTAAATTATTAGTTTTCGACATCGAATAAACGAGCGTTAagtgaaattttaaaattctgcTTATTTTTAACTCAATTTCCGAACGAGATTCACTTTCAATCGTCTAGAATGTTCTCACGAAGCGCCAGTTGGCGAATGGTTTATTGCATAACATGTCGCACCAGTTTGTGATCATTTACCTCGCAAATGTGCCATGTTTTAATCCAAAATCATCCGTTTGTCGAACAAACTCGATCGGGAAGCGCAACAAATTGGTATATGCACTAGAAGTGAATATATTAAACGACAATCGTTAACAAAAATGGGTCTCTAACCAGCCGACATTTATTATAACAAACATTCTAATCCACCAAAGCGTGTGTGAAggaatgaaacgaaaaagaaaaagagaaaaaaagacactCCACCAATGACAACcactgcaaaaaagaaaagcatacAAATTTGCATTTATCGATCTCATGATGTTTTCCGCATTGGTCCGTGGCACGGTTCGCGAAACCCACGGAACGATTTGTGGCGGTGATTAAACACGGCAATATATTTCCGACCGAGCATCGCGAGCGTCAGTCTTAtctgtttctgtgttttttgttgttgctgtaggATGAGATCGATTTAAAAGCACTCAACCAGCGAGAAAAGGATCATGGCAGATAATCCAAACagtaaaaagaagaaacatgtGACACGTTCCACGGCGATCGGGCCGGCGTGAAGCCATCGCCAACGAAATGGTAATCAATTTATGCGGGACTTTGTTTTGGCTTCTTCTGCTCGGACTGGACGACCTTGGAAGATTTGGTGCTGGACGGCCGTCTTTCTTTTGCCTGCGCTGGACCGACAGGCCTCCGCAGTATAGCGAACGATATCATAATTAGCAGGTGTGTTTGCATACACCCATCAAGTTTATGGATTGGATTTGTTAACTGTAACGTTGGCCCTAGTTTTCGAGGCGATGCGATTAAGCAGACCGTAGCAATCGAGCCCTTTGCCATGCGTCGAAAGCGAAAGGGTCACACGATTGGATGCAGACAGAGATTTTCTTTCGAACCCTTTTTTTCACGTGCAGTAAAGGTCGCTTTGGAAGGTTTCTGATAAGTGTTAAACCACGCCGCCCGGTTGGTTAGCGAGTGGCCAAAAATATCGTGCCTGGGACGAAATCTTAATTTGAACCCGTTCTGTTCAAGGTCGGCGCCGCTCCCTTCTGAAGATGGCAATTTTGTCACTCCCCCGAACATGTCCCCCGTCGCGATCGACTAGAACTAGTATAATGAGGCAGGAACGATCGCGGCCCGCTGgcatttccatttttcaaaATGAGGAAATTATTAAAATCCAACCGCTAGTGCGGAATGTACGGTGTGGCGAATTCCGGCAGCTAATTTAATGGAGCCGGCCTACGATCATTAGGATCGGAGCATCGAATGGTGATCGAATTTCTGAACCGCTGTCGCGAGATCGGTAGGGCTATAATTTACGAGTCCAAAAATGAAACCCTCCCGTGTGCCAGGCAAACCGGTAAGCCGGCCCCGGGTCGTGACGATATGATAATGTGACATCGTATTTTATGGAACCATTTTGTCTtggggtggttttgttttggattttttCCCCTGTGAAAGGGCTACAAAGGGCTTGCAGCCAGATGGTTTCGGTAGGTCGGGTGGAATTCAGTGTGTTGATCCAGTTTGCAACCACTTGCCTGTCAGCAAGTAGTAGCCGCTGGCCTATGTGACCGCGGAGGCATGTAAGCTGTACCCGTTGTCTGATAGGTGTTTGTGCATGCattagctttttttgtttgagatCGCGTCCAACGGGCGAGGCCGCGATCGCGATCATCTCCCCAGCTGAACTGCTGGCACGTTGACATTGAGCTTTTATTTATGGTGTGGCCAACCCCAGTCGACATGGCTTATGCCAATGGTAGGCGCATCGCTTTAAGAGGGATTTTATTTATGGCGTCCAGTTTTTCCACCTCCCCGCCGAATCTTTCACCAACCTCTGGCGGTCGGTTTTGGTGAAGTTCCGGAACgccaaacaagaaaaaagacaAGAAAGCAGTATGGTGCCGCAATGATTGTCCCTTTTGCGGAGTAGTTTTGGGGTGAAGGGAGAGAAGCAAATTAGGCTAGATGCTCATACATCATCCGATGCAGATATATAGATTGGGTCTGGGTTCACTAGATTAATAGATTGCATTGACAGCACGGAAATAGGATTAGAGTGAGCCGTAGGAATTTTAGAGTTATTTTATTAAACAGGGTGTGATCTTTAAATAGCAgattatttttcatcatttgtAATCGTTTGAGATATGAATGGGGAGTTATTTGTTATAATAACATGCGATTGGATGGCGAAGCCAGGATCATacgttttatttatatttttgggTGGAAATTTCCCacagaagaaaacacacatttcGTAAATAGTTTCAATCTGTTTGTATCgcaattaaaagtaatttcgGAAGTCTATGCGCAATAGTGtctttgaaaaattatttgaaaaagaGTGCtacaacataaataaatttcatacaaaattaaaatatttataatagcTATATCGTCATTTCACCATTGAAAATGTAGTTTGTGCtttaacacatttttcccTAGAGGTTATAAACTTGACAACTAATAAATGAAGTAgtaaaggaaattaaaaaaactcaTATAAGCTGCGTGTTATAGCTGCAGCTTGATATAGAGCAAACCTTGATTGTATCGCTAACTTCAAGATCAGTGGTTCTCAAACTGTGTTCGACCAGCGCTCACATAATTGGTATAATTTAGGCTAGCGCTTATTCATTGAAGGGTTTGTAATCCGAAGGTTATTGTAATCTCAGTGAAAATTAATGGAGAGTTCGCCATTAATGAATATTCTTTTTATCATAGGCGTCATTTATCAATTACGTaatgcaaaagtcgcaaattGTAACCTAGTATAACAAACTGCAATGCTGTTAGAAACCCACCccaaaaattacaaaataacCTCACCCCCCTCTAAGGCATATTTCGTGAAACTAAATCAgaatttttgtaaatattttttttttaacattattgTGGTACGTTCACAATTTTTAGAATAAAACAAGATAAATTTATATTGCATTTTACATAAAGAAAAGTTGTCCCATACAGCATTCAAACTCAAAAGTGAATATAATTTGGTTCTTGCATCACCATCATTAGAAGAGTATTTCATCCAGCCATTCTCCTGATCCTCCGCATATATGTCCATCTTTTCAGAAATGATTCTATGGCTTTAAATATTATACCATCATCAAATTTATTATTCTGTTTCACAACATATGTGATGCTAGGCATGTTACGCATGTCTTACAAAATTACGAACAAAATCGATAGTGTTTGCAAGTGCACAACTAAACAACTTACAACTAAACTATCCTGCTTCTAATTGTGGTTTCGAGGTTTTCATACAAATGTGTCAAGTAGGAGAGTTTTATCTATGAAAATGTCAACGGGCTCTTTCGATTCCAAAGTTGATTCAAACCCGTCAAATTTCTACCAAATTTCTCGACTTGAgtcgaaataaaaaatagaagaagccTGAGTATCACATCTCATGATTATTTCGGATTCATCCTATCCTATCCATTGAAGTGCCATAATTGGCACATAATTCTCATAATTCACACAGTTCTCGAGCCAGATGTGGATGTAGACACACTGTTTTGGTAAACTGAATTCAAATAATTCTATCAAATAAACAAGCTTAGGGGATGCCATACGTGAAAAATTCGCAATACGACCAGTCAGATACtttattaaaattagaaaTTGAAGTTTTCAATGTCGATCATCCACAGCACTCATCTGTACACAATTTCATTCTCACCGCTCACTAAAAATGCCTTGCGCTATTTGGTGTGCAGCAGAGAACCTCTTTGAGAAACACTGCTTAAGCCACACCATTCGTGTAATAGATAGGGTATATATATTCATTTTTACTGCTATATTGTACCCCTCATGTAGGTGTGATTCCTAAAGCCGTGTTATCATTGAATAATCCCATAGTAATGGCAGTGAAAGTaatgggccggtctggtggtacagtcgtcaactcgtacgacttaacaacatgcccgtcatgggttcaagccccaaatagaccgtgcccccatacgtaggactgcctatcctgctatggtaacaataagtcactgaaagccaagctcacttcactagtgggtacaagggcaggccttgaccgacaacggttgttgtgccaaagaagaagaagaagaatggcaGTGAAAAATACCTTAACATAACTGACATGCACCTTAGCATCTTTTTGATTGACTGAAGTTGAAGTTTCttataaaatatcaaactTCTGTGTCATTGAATTGTGATAAATGCATACATTTGACTGTTGAACATATACAGTAAACAGAGCAGTATTATGTACTATAATTTAACTTTGTGATTAACCGTCAATTTGCTACATTACTATGAGGTTGGATTTGTAGATGGTTAAGAAATTTTTTTAGGTGTCGAtatttgcactaattcatgaACTTAGGCATCTTTCACATACATTTGCAGATTACGGAACCAAACTGGgatcaacttttttttaaaccaaatgaCCAAACTGAGAGTTCTTAAACgattcaaattttttttttattggaatttACCATAGTCTATTACGCAATGCCTAATGATATAAGATGATAGAATTGTTTCTCTAACAGGATAAACGGGTATCTTTTCTGTTAATAATGCTACTATTTTAATTCCCTCCTTCTTGATATGTAAATCCTTTACTTGATAAAATGGTAAGTAGCACGGAGAAAATATACCAATTTAAACGCATATGTTGTTCCATTCGTTGAAcagaaataatcaaaacaattaaaatgataaGAACGGTCCACTACCACCGTGATTTTATATAGCTTAATTTATCCTTTAGAAAAAGCTTTTTACAAAAATTTGTTCAATATGCTCCCAAAAGCTAAGTAAAAATAGAGCGACACAAAAGgtcaaaacaaagcaaacgaaTGCAAATAAACCACTATAAATGGTACAATCTCGCCCTAATGATAGACGGTTCGTGGTCAAAAACAGGAatcgggatttttttttaaattaaggcACTCGTCTTGTCGCTTGCCCTGTCAACCAGCCAACAGCCGAAAAGTCCATGGgttcaaatgtttttttgaGTCAACGATGGCGAAAATAATACGGAACACTGCTCGGCAACATAGATAACGGCCCACGAAACGGAGGAAGAATTCTAACGATCGCTTAAAGGCGATCTTGTTTTTCGACCTTTAGCGTCGATGATCTTTTCACATTTACAGCGCAAGGATGACGATCACCGGGCATGAAATTTGCCTCCGTAAAGGTCAGGTGCCAGGACCTACAAGTAAAAAAGAGAATATTtatagagaaagaaaaagaaagaaataataagagagatagagagaaagagagagagagagagagggggagaacAGAAGGTTGAGAATCCTCTAAAGAACAGCGTTCGAGGAAGAACCAATATGGTGGCCAAAAATATGTGTAAGCATTAAAAGGATTGCTAACGAGCGAAGGATGATCGCTTTCACGGTGGTGATCTAGTTTGAACAAAGCAATGAAGGAAATCAAGAGCAATATTTCCAATGTGTGCGGGTGATCTTGACATTTAGACCTAGCATCGCAAGCGGGTTAACCGAACAGTGTCGAACCATGGAGCATCCTCTGTTTTCCGGGGTTTGCTGATTATTATGATCgcgtcttcttcttcctcttctttttcgGGTCGTCAACGAAGCGTGCAGAAAACATGCAAATCAACCGTATTAACCATAATGATGTAGGCGTATTGTTTGCGACAAGATCAGCGGCATGTGAGCAAATGGGCGAGGATCCGAAaagccaaacacacaacacctcATCAACCATCCCGAGCAAATCCTTCAGATGACGTACGGCGAGCGTGTGGTTCGCCTTTGTTCGCCACTGCCGCTGCACAGTGGAGACACTTTGGGATGGATTTGCATAAATCTGCCCTCAAGTCAAATGCGACACCGTTTATCTTGTCAGCCAGTGTTGCTCAACTCATTAGAGCATCGGAGTGTTTCTTCGGGCCATGTTTCGGTAGCATCTGCAAACGAAGCATCATCAGCACCACCGGAAGCAGTTAATTTGTCACCGTACTTTATGACGTTCAGGTGGCCTTTTCGGAGGGATCTGGAGGGGTTGTACATACCTTCGGTCTGCCTCTAGTCGGTGATATTTTATGGAGGTAAATTTTATACCTTTATCAAAACAAGATCACATCACACCGCTCGATGTGACTCGTGTCGTCAAGGTCGTAACAATCTTTCATCATCGTGTTTGTGGGGGGAATATGTTTATGGGGCAACAACTTTCAAAATACAGAGCACGAACCGCTTATCAACTAACCTAAGTGGATCATCACAGCAACGCGGTGAATCCGTAAAAGCTCGCCGAAGCTTTCATTCACTCGTCACGTTTTGGAGAGCTTTAGTGGGGCGCTGGTGGCAAAGCAGGGACGGCTGTGCAGCGAACTGTCATCGATCGGATCGGACCGATCGGTTAGTATATTAGGCACTGTTGTCGTCTCGATCGGAGGCTGTGTTGTCGTAGCACGCACGGAGTTACGATCGGAGCTCGCAGCCGTTGTGAGGTGATCTATACTGTCGATGCTATTAGGATGGGGAAGGatttttgatcgtttttcggAGGAGCCGATCGCAAGACTCTGTTCTTTGGAAGACACCACAGGAAGGTACGCCGTTCCCGGCCCAGGAAGAAGTGATTGACGAACGTCGAGTTCCCCTGATGCTGGTACGGGTAGGTATGCCGTTCCTGGTCCGGGCAGTAACGACTTCCGGACATCCACTACACTGGAGGCGGTGTTAGTTTCGGACACCGAAGGTATACCGTACTCAAGATAGATGGATGGTTTCTTGATATCGTACGAATCCGCTCGGAAAGGATCGTACGAATACTTATTCACTTGTTCGCtgcaagagaaagaaaacaaaagcatgtAAAAAAGGTCATAATTAGGATCCAGGACCTTTTTCAACTCCACTTCAATCCACTTACGCATACTCTCCGGCTGGATCGTACGGTGGGAATCGGTAGGGCTCGTGGCCACCTTCGTAGTTGCCGTAACCACCATCATACGGTATGTGTATGTGGTAGTACCTTCCGCGATCGCCATCGTCATAGTGCACGTACCGGTACCGGCTCAGATCCTCCACGTAGTCTCCTGTCCCGAATGGAAGAAGATATCACGATCGCTCGTTAAACACATGTCCATCTCTTAAATTACACGATTAGATATGAATAATTCTCCTGTCCGTCATGGTTAATGGGATAcgatttaattcaatttttaacaTTACAATTAATATTAACACAACTTATGTTCGGCGTCCGCTCTGGCCGCCTCGGGCTGCAGATCATTCGATAGCAACGGAAAACTCCTGTAAACATAAATGTTTATGATGTCCAATCAGAAacaaattatgcaaatttccGCAGCCGACACACCACCCAATCGCTCCTACCAGTGTTCAGCGGTTTAGAGAAGTCGTCAAAAAGGGTTGCGAGTGGACCGACAAACACATTATCTTGATTTGATACGCTCGACCAATACGCGCTGGTTTCACATCATATACATTCGAATTGTGCGGCTCTGTTAGTTTTGAGGGTGATTTGATGTGTCTGCGTATTTCCGTTCAATGCAGATTTTCTTCGATGGCTAGCTGCGTGTGTCCAAGATGTGGTTAATAATTTGGAACAAAATATGGTCGTATGATTGAGGAACATGGAAAACATCACAATTTAGCGTGGTGACAAGGCGTAGTGTCATCCTTTTGATTGGAAATCCAAATCACAGACACAATCACTGTATGCTAATGGGAGAACGTAGcattaatgaaattaaatgattGATGATTTGGAAAGTTTTCGGGGATCATTTAGTTATGTGTAAATATCTATTGCATATATTAAAATCTAATCGATTTTGAATGGTTCAAATGTGTCAGTGCCCTTTTCcacattcatttttaattccttgtaagtaagtaagtaagcattatatttcattaaaatatttattaatttgagaTAAACGAGGAAGTTACTCTATTAAAATATACCacatctctttctctctctttctctctctctctctctctctctttctctctgactcactctctctctttcattttctCTCTGCTGTCAGTCTTTCGTTGGTCAGCTCGCTGAAGAGCACGTTGTCGTGACATGGCCCGGTTGACAGAAATTATTCGTTTTGAGccactttatttaaaatgtgtgATTCAAGGTGAAATATGTggtattgttattgtttgaaaGATAGTTGATTTGAGAATTTTAGTAAAACTTTGACGTTATTAatctttaaattttattttctacatattttcttgcaaaaaaaaaccttgaacTCAAAACTGAACATTTGCAATATAGCTTTGAATAGCATTGGAACAAATCATAATAACAACGAACacatttttttcgttctgACATTTTGGAAACTAGTAAACAAAAGTCAAAATGTTTGAAGATGAGATACTTTTTTCCGGTAGTTATCTGCTCtttttcaatacaaaaaagtaCACTCTTGTAGTTTTCATCATGtgaaaaaagaacaattttAGTACAGGTGTTCCCCGATATATGACTGTTTttaaccgaagttgaagagttggatgttcgataatgtattaattatattccaaaagccgtttacacgatatagatattcaagatcgggtagttgtggaatctttggaaatgtgtgtttaatgtgaaatgtgtgtgttataAGCATAGacattcaaaaaaatacatcaatttcttctcaatgacaactttcAACTGTCGAAATCAAATTATCGTATTATCGTTCTGTATCGCTTAGTTTTATTACTTGTACAAGGTGAATTTATTTGACAGTATTTCTCCACAGTAAGGTAAATGCCAGTAGTTCTTTATGATTTTTGTCATTACTTTAACTTTAACTATTGGTGAGGTAATAATTATGCAGATAGCGTAGACAAAACATTATTGCACTAATTTTAGCGAAATGTTAAACACTAGATGACGATTCAacgaaaattttgaaaatttgaagCATCTATGACAGTAAACCAATTCAAAAAGATTATTATAAGGACATGCTACAACGCTACAAACCTAAATGCCAATAAAACGTATCAAAACTCATAAATGGACCGACTATCCCATACTATGGACAGATAAATATAGCCTAACTTATTATTGGTTACCTAGGTTCAATCCGTAATTTTACTGTTTACCGAGCAAAATGTCAAGACAAAGAGTTTAAAcaagaacacatataaatctTCCAGGACTCTTATGCGACGAAACGTCTATCTGTTAGCACGcttaattttacttttaattctTTCCTTTTTCGCACACGAATATTAAACACAACTCACCTTCACCTCTGTGCAcgtattttccatttttgttgtaCTTTCTCGGGTTATACTTTCCATCGTTCGGTGCACATAGAGCTATGTGGCATaccaaacagaagaaaatcTGCAAAACGAGCCAAACAGAGAAAAATGGGTATCACTAAAGAATTCCTGTTGCACATTCCACACATTCCTGGACATTGAACGCATGGCGTCGTTGGAGACACATCGTTAAACGGGTTAATCAATTCCAGAGGCACACTAAGTCAGTCCACCAACACAATAGGTAAATCATTGCGCCACTAGCACCAACCACAAGGTCGATGACGATCGTCGGTTTCCGGATAGTTCCCAGGCATTTGTTGATGACACTATTCCCACCTCACccaacgcacacgcacacacacacacaaaccccacAGTTTCATAGGGCAGCTGGGGATAGGGAATAAAGTTTTCACCATCCCACGCACCCGAGACACCCGTTGATTGACATTCTCTAAGCGCCACAAATCCGATCGCGGATCGTAAACCATCCTGCATTATAGTAACTGTGTGTAACTGGGATGACTCACTAAGATGGACGTCGGTGTGCGGTACTGCATTGCCACTGGATTGCCACTGTCCGGGTCGGGTTGGCTCGAAGTTGCACGAACTCGCCTGCGAGCGCGTACTTGCGGTGTCCGTAATTGATGAAATCAAACTAAACTGAAGCTGCGGCAAAGTTCCTATTAAATACTACACTGACGCGGTGTGGTCGCAATGTCCAGCTAGATGGTCGGTTTGGGAGAATGCCATAcgcgaacgaaacaaaatgggGGAGAGCTAGTACTACGGCCTTCCTGCGCGGTGTGAGAGGCGCGAAAAAATATGACAGTAaaaagtttatgtttattgCCCGTCCGAAGACGATCGATCGGCGATCTGGGGACCGACACAACACTCGCCCGTCAATTGCACTCTGCGCGGCTTCCATATGCCGGCGCCGACGTGGTAGGGACGAGCGAGGCTTAAGTATTCAGGATAATTGCGCTCAATCGTTTCTGCCCAAAAGCGGGCCCGCTGGCGACGCTTGCTTCCGTGCGGTCCATCGTTCCTGAGAGGGGTGAGATTGATCACTCAGCGAGATGCAGAGCACCAAAATTTGGAAACATCCCATCGGCAATGGCGAGGGAACGGACGGTAGTTAAAGCTTACCGATAAACCAATCGCAAGGCCATCCAAGGCCGGTGATGTGAACGAGGTTCAAGGTGAAACGAACCGAATCGAATAGAAAGTAGTGCCCACATCGATCGTACCGGGAATGCACCCCTTTCCCGTGAACACACTACACACTCATAAACGAACAAATGCAAAAGTTACgcattttaacacttttttaTAGCTTTATTTACATATAAGGCAAATGAGCGGAAGAATAAGATGTGTACGGTTTTTATGGGTCGTAAAATCGTTCAGAATCATCCCCTCTTCCCTTGTTTTCCGGGGCGCATTTGCGAGGTAAAGCGAAAGTGGCGTTTATTAGACGCCCAGTAGCATTGTGGGCaatcgtgtgtttgtgtgtttagcGATTAGATGACAAATCATCGAAGGTGCTACTCGTGTGAATGGATCGTTTTGTACCGAATCAACTCACTTTCGGTCACCCTTGGGTCAGGAAGGATACGGTCGACCTTACCATGCTAAAAGATGGGTTCGTTGAATTTCGTACATGGCGTGCAAGTCCTTCACCGGGGCCGAATACGATCGATTGTGGGAAGAGCCGATGAACGACGCTTTAAATGGAGAGAACATTACAATTGTGCAGAATTTATCTGCATACAGTACGGAGGTGGTCACTGTTGCCGTATGCGTACATCAATTTGCAATCCTTGAGCCGTACTTCATTTTCGATCGAATCTTCGAATTTCGAAAGTAGCGTTTCtaaatgttttgtgtttggaaGCGTGCTGATGAAACGGAGCACTCAACGCTACGGTTGATGGGTGGCTGTACGAAGTGCTAGTTGACGTTTATTACAAAGGAGAATATATGGTATATGCAACGCTGAAATATTTAGCCTTGTGGTGTCGCAAAATGTATGCTTTCGTATTGGTGGCACTTGTTTGGGGGAAATGTTCGGTTAATTGATATCATTAACGAAAACTGCCTATGTAGTGCATTTTGGTAAGAAACATAAATTTCTGAAGCATTCACAAATATCCTATTTAGTTCtggtttgcttgttttatCAGAAGGATCGGCTTTAGCCGTATTGCTTGAAAATTGTCGctctttaaattaatttaaaaatatgcgGTACTGTGGAACCCATCATAACGAGTACCCCTTACAGCTAAATTTTGGCATCTAAATCTAACTTGCAAATCTAAATACTCTACGAATACCCCTCTTAACGAGTAAAATCTTGCATAACGagcaatttcatttttgttcatttcccGATAAGAAATCGTGATAATTTCGAAAGCTTCAGTACTAAGAATCGTTAAATATCAAGCTATATCCAAAAGAGAATGTATAAGTGTGGAGGAAAAATGTAAGGGAGGTGACACATCAACACCCACTGACAGTCCAAAACTcacgaagtcatacaaaaatcgaaaaagcCGGAGCGGGTCGTGGACGCGTTCACTCCACGTCCAAATAACTCTTTTGCGATCAGcagccactttcccaaactcgatcgaagaGCAACTATAGTTGCCGTTCCCTGGATACAACGGTCGCTTTAATTTATGTCACCGCGCGGcgacatgaggtgaaatatacagagaaatgaactatttgacaggcgaaatatctgaTAGATAAAGTTTCAGAGCAACCAGCtaatgtgcaatgtaaacaaatatcg
Proteins encoded:
- the LOC120955206 gene encoding uncharacterized protein LOC120955206 isoform X2 — translated: MQYRTPTSILIFFCLVCHIALCAPNDGKYNPRKYNKNGKYVHRGEDYVEDLSRYRYVHYDDGDRGRYYHIHIPYDGGYGNYEGGHEPYRFPPYDPAGEYAEQVNKYSYDPFRADSYDIKKPSIYLEYGIPSVSETNTASSVVDVRKSLLPGPGTAYLPVPASGELDVRQSLLPGPGTAYLPVVSSKEQSLAIGSSEKRSKILPHPNSIDSIDHLTTAASSDRNSVRATTTQPPIETTTVPNILTDRSDPIDDSSLHSRPCFATSAPLKLSKT
- the LOC120955206 gene encoding uncharacterized protein LOC120955206 isoform X1, whose product is MQYRTPTSILIFFCLVCHIALCAPNDGKYNPRKYNKNGKYVHRGEGDYVEDLSRYRYVHYDDGDRGRYYHIHIPYDGGYGNYEGGHEPYRFPPYDPAGEYAEQVNKYSYDPFRADSYDIKKPSIYLEYGIPSVSETNTASSVVDVRKSLLPGPGTAYLPVPASGELDVRQSLLPGPGTAYLPVVSSKEQSLAIGSSEKRSKILPHPNSIDSIDHLTTAASSDRNSVRATTTQPPIETTTVPNILTDRSDPIDDSSLHSRPCFATSAPLKLSKT